A portion of the Corynebacterium occultum genome contains these proteins:
- a CDS encoding SLC13 family permease — protein MSTPSTGASASDTSVSVSTTEDLEVAYSPAPGSVSRAESREWRRQLIGLLAGFALAALIFFIFPDNAAETIQASAEEGVVYDNMALRITAATAVLMAIWWMTEAIPLAATALVPLVVFPLSQIISFKDIAAPYAEPTIFLFMGGFILALGMQRWDLHRRLALTVVLLVGTKPRQLIAGFMIATGFLSMWVSNTATAVVMLPIGMSVLQLTAETVGGMKNQKKFATGLMLAIAYAASIGSLGTIIGTPPNALLVAYMASNHDIQIGFGQWMLVGVPLAVIFLALAWFVLVTVFKPEMDTIPGGREMIKAEVDKMGKMSAPEIGVGVIFGLAALCWVFIPLVIDWIDVDITIADAAIGITAALLLFIIPVDLKKGTRLMDWKSANKLPWDVLLLFGGGLSLSSMFSASGLSIWIGELAKGLEVLPTFLLVAAVATIVLFLTEFTSNTATAATFLPILAGVAVGIGLTAGGEQNILLLTIPVALSATCAFMLPVATPPNAIAFGSGYVKIGEMIKGGLWLNLIGLVLVTLSTYFIAVPVFGIVL, from the coding sequence ATGAGCACACCCAGTACCGGGGCGAGCGCCAGCGATACTTCAGTCTCAGTCTCGACAACCGAAGATCTCGAGGTCGCTTACAGCCCTGCTCCCGGCTCAGTCTCCCGGGCGGAATCCCGCGAATGGCGGCGGCAGCTCATCGGCCTGCTGGCAGGTTTCGCCCTCGCAGCCCTGATTTTCTTCATCTTCCCGGATAACGCCGCCGAAACCATCCAGGCATCGGCGGAGGAAGGTGTCGTCTACGACAACATGGCGCTACGGATCACCGCCGCCACCGCCGTCCTGATGGCCATCTGGTGGATGACGGAGGCGATCCCCCTGGCGGCCACCGCCCTGGTGCCGCTGGTAGTCTTCCCGCTCTCCCAGATCATCTCCTTCAAGGACATTGCCGCCCCCTACGCGGAGCCCACCATCTTCCTCTTCATGGGTGGCTTCATCCTGGCTCTGGGCATGCAGCGCTGGGACCTGCACCGCCGGCTGGCGCTGACGGTGGTGTTGTTGGTGGGCACCAAACCCAGGCAGCTGATCGCCGGTTTCATGATCGCCACCGGTTTCCTCTCCATGTGGGTGTCCAACACCGCCACCGCGGTGGTCATGCTGCCGATCGGCATGTCGGTGCTGCAGCTGACGGCCGAAACCGTCGGTGGCATGAAGAACCAGAAGAAATTCGCCACCGGCCTGATGCTGGCCATCGCCTACGCAGCCTCCATCGGTTCCCTGGGAACGATCATCGGTACCCCGCCGAATGCGCTGCTGGTGGCCTACATGGCCAGCAACCATGATATCCAGATTGGCTTCGGGCAGTGGATGCTCGTCGGTGTCCCCCTCGCCGTGATCTTCCTGGCGCTGGCATGGTTCGTGCTGGTCACCGTATTCAAACCGGAGATGGACACCATCCCGGGTGGCCGCGAGATGATCAAGGCCGAGGTGGACAAGATGGGCAAGATGAGCGCCCCGGAGATCGGTGTCGGGGTCATCTTCGGGCTGGCCGCCCTCTGCTGGGTCTTCATCCCCCTGGTCATCGACTGGATCGATGTGGACATCACCATTGCCGACGCCGCGATCGGCATCACCGCCGCACTGCTGCTCTTCATCATCCCGGTGGACCTGAAGAAGGGGACCCGGCTGATGGACTGGAAGTCCGCGAATAAGCTGCCCTGGGATGTGCTGCTCCTCTTCGGTGGCGGACTGAGTCTCTCCTCGATGTTCTCCGCCTCCGGCCTTTCCATCTGGATCGGTGAGCTGGCCAAGGGACTTGAGGTGCTGCCCACCTTCCTGCTGGTGGCAGCGGTCGCCACGATCGTCCTCTTCCTCACGGAATTCACCTCCAACACCGCCACTGCAGCCACCTTCCTGCCGATCCTGGCCGGTGTGGCCGTCGGCATCGGGCTGACTGCCGGTGGAGAGCAGAATATTCTGCTGCTGACCATTCCGGTCGCGCTCTCCGCCACCTGTGCCTTCATGCTCCCCGTGGCCACCCCGCCGAACGCCATCGCCTTCGGCTCCGGATATGTCAAGATCGGCGAGATGATCAAGGGCGGACTCTGGTTGAATCTCATCGGCCTGGTCCTGGTCACCCTCTCCACCTATTTCATCGCGGTGCCGGTCTTCGGCATCGTGCTCTAG
- a CDS encoding prephenate dehydrogenase — protein MTSRDISRPVCLLGLGLIGGSLLRDLSALGHPAFGFNRSPSGTKAAQQEGFDVSSDLVATVQRAEQENALLMIATPMPAVASILAVIKEHAPSCGITDVVSVKAQVLDLVREAGLVERYVGGHPMAGTSESGWQASRKELFKGAAWVVTFDHAYDSPEGPGKEWIELWTDVVRMAKMVKAEVIPSRVDAHDSAVARISHLPHVLAETLAIVGDNGGALSLSLAASSFRDSTRVAATSPSLVRAMCETNSEALLVALDEALALLQDARAHLSEASPSMEELADNGYRSRIRYEARSGHSRQGADSVSPSPISGRPVLSINPGSPHWLRSLEQAENLGARIEVSVF, from the coding sequence GTGACTTCCAGAGACATTTCCCGCCCGGTCTGCCTACTCGGCCTCGGACTGATCGGCGGCTCCCTACTTCGTGACCTCAGTGCCCTCGGGCACCCCGCGTTCGGTTTCAACCGTTCCCCCTCCGGAACCAAGGCCGCCCAACAGGAGGGGTTCGACGTCAGTTCCGACCTCGTGGCCACCGTGCAGCGCGCCGAGCAGGAGAACGCCCTGCTCATGATCGCCACCCCGATGCCCGCGGTGGCTTCCATCCTCGCCGTCATCAAGGAGCATGCCCCCTCCTGCGGCATCACCGATGTCGTCTCCGTCAAGGCCCAGGTGCTAGACCTTGTCCGCGAGGCCGGCCTGGTCGAACGTTATGTCGGCGGGCACCCCATGGCCGGCACCTCTGAAAGTGGCTGGCAGGCCTCCCGGAAGGAACTCTTCAAGGGTGCCGCCTGGGTGGTCACCTTCGACCACGCCTATGACAGCCCCGAGGGGCCCGGCAAGGAATGGATCGAGCTGTGGACCGATGTGGTGCGCATGGCCAAGATGGTCAAGGCGGAGGTCATTCCCTCGCGGGTCGACGCCCATGACTCCGCCGTCGCCCGCATCTCCCACCTCCCCCATGTGCTGGCCGAAACCCTGGCGATCGTCGGCGATAATGGCGGTGCCCTGAGCCTGTCGCTGGCCGCCAGCAGCTTCCGGGACAGCACCCGCGTCGCCGCCACCTCCCCCTCCCTGGTGCGCGCCATGTGCGAAACCAACTCCGAGGCCCTGCTTGTCGCCCTGGATGAGGCCCTGGCGCTGCTTCAGGACGCCCGCGCCCACCTCTCCGAGGCCAGCCCCAGCATGGAGGAGCTCGCCGACAACGGCTACCGCTCCCGCATCCGTTATGAGGCCCGCTCCGGGCATAGTCGCCAGGGGGCGGACTCCGTGAGCCCCTCCCCCATCTCAGGGCGTCCCGTGCTCAGCATCAACCCGGGCAGCCCGCACTGGCTGCGCAGTCTCGAACAGGCGGAGAACCTCGGTGCCCGCATCGAGGTATCGGTGTTCTAA
- a CDS encoding tRNA adenosine deaminase-associated protein: MNADEYGDSFAVTVTLVDGAWHVRSFDDEFSSLKNSIRQVRTLRSEGPAFAMLCVDEDYFILIRPTPEGSRVLLSDATAAIEDDIAAAALEEINAEIPDLDPDELDEVDPWAEGDFDILADLGLSEEAMGVICDDEEMWPSEQLIRIAEDLNFLEEFADAADLDID, encoded by the coding sequence ATGAACGCCGATGAGTACGGGGACAGTTTCGCAGTTACGGTCACCCTGGTGGACGGTGCATGGCACGTCCGATCCTTCGACGATGAATTTTCCAGCCTGAAGAATTCGATCAGGCAGGTCCGCACATTACGCAGCGAAGGCCCCGCTTTCGCCATGCTCTGTGTCGACGAAGACTACTTCATCTTGATCCGCCCCACGCCCGAAGGTTCGCGGGTGCTGCTCTCCGACGCCACCGCCGCCATCGAGGATGACATTGCCGCTGCCGCGCTGGAGGAGATCAACGCCGAGATCCCCGATCTCGACCCCGATGAACTCGATGAGGTGGACCCCTGGGCGGAGGGTGACTTCGACATCCTCGCCGACCTCGGTCTCTCCGAGGAAGCGATGGGAGTGATCTGTGATGATGAGGAGATGTGGCCCAGCGAGCAACTCATCCGGATCGCCGAGGACCTCAATTTCCTGGAAGAGTTTGCCGACGCCGCGGACCTGGACATCGATTGA
- a CDS encoding nucleoside deaminase codes for MSFLPRPRGELAAEAKIRRALDVAATTPLGDVPVGAVIFGPDGVELARATNRREADGDPTAHAEILAIREAVRHHNDGWRLSGCTLAVTLEPCTMCAGALVGARIDRIIFGAFEPKTGACGSVFDVVRDPSVLHRPEVRGGVLETECAAQLAEFFGELRGELR; via the coding sequence TTGAGTTTCCTGCCCCGACCCCGCGGTGAGCTTGCTGCCGAGGCGAAAATCCGCCGCGCCCTCGACGTGGCCGCCACCACCCCGCTTGGCGACGTCCCGGTCGGGGCCGTCATCTTCGGCCCGGACGGTGTGGAGCTGGCCAGGGCAACCAATCGTCGAGAAGCTGATGGTGACCCCACCGCCCATGCCGAGATCCTCGCCATCCGGGAAGCGGTACGCCACCACAACGACGGTTGGCGGCTGAGCGGCTGCACTCTCGCGGTCACCCTGGAACCCTGCACCATGTGCGCTGGCGCTCTGGTCGGAGCCCGGATCGACCGCATCATCTTCGGTGCCTTCGAGCCCAAGACCGGGGCCTGCGGCTCCGTATTCGACGTGGTTCGCGACCCCTCCGTGCTGCACCGTCCCGAAGTGCGCGGCGGTGTTCTAGAAACGGAATGCGCCGCCCAGCTGGCGGAATTCTTCGGGGAGCTGCGCGGGGAACTGCGCTAG
- a CDS encoding CsbD family protein has translation MGDFQNKAEEFGGKTKEGLGEATGNRRLEDEGKADQTKAQIKETISDAGEKVKDAANKVLGSFQEDKREDRP, from the coding sequence ATGGGTGATTTCCAGAACAAGGCAGAAGAGTTTGGCGGCAAGACCAAGGAAGGCCTCGGCGAGGCCACCGGTAACCGCCGTCTCGAGGATGAGGGCAAGGCCGACCAGACCAAGGCCCAGATCAAGGAGACGATCTCCGATGCCGGCGAGAAGGTGAAGGATGCCGCCAATAAGGTGCTCGGCTCTTTCCAGGAAGATAAGCGCGAGGACCGACCCTAG
- a CDS encoding MMPL family transporter, translated as MAIWLFKLGRWSFHKKWIVIAAWLLTFAAVAVGSLSIMKPFSNQFAISGTPSIDAIYLLDEQFPGAPNPANAAGVNLVFQAPDGETLEDPANMAAIDETIVYIEENLQEISGTERFGNPVEVSPALQEGVIAQMAEAGVPVEVAQIDANNLAMVNDELTIGYTTFNFDVPTSMDVTQEHRDVVKAAMEVGRDAGLTVEAGGAGFGDPITVKTTSEIIGLIIAFIVLIFTFGSLTAAGLPVLTAIIGVGIGALVIIGATAFTELNNVTPVLAVMIGLAVGIDYALFILSRYRSERARMPADEAAGMAVGTAGSAVLFAGATVIIALVALSIVNIEFLTAMGLSAAFTVLVSVLVALTFIPALLGVFGERTFSGRIPGIAGNPRKRGANAGKRRTRPTMGYRWVTFVHKFPALIMAVVVLGLGALSAPVLSLEMALPSDSTSNLDTTQRKSADLMAEGFGEGVNAPFLVVIAADGIDPEAGALQPLVRAQEDLTEQTGGEFDPLSAAQTSSYLYTTQALSGLTDVKHAQIIGLNDDGSAAQLLVTPYTGPDDSETTAVAEAIRTQGAEIEAATGVTFGLTGLTAVQMDITERLAEAMPLYLAIVVGLAIILLLLVFRSIMVPVVAGLGFLLSVGAAFGITVLVWQEGLWGLVNTPGPLISFMPIFLIGVTFGLAMDYQVFLVTRMREHYTHSGGVDRPGSKFNAVEESVIEGFTSGARVVTAAALIMIAVFVAFIDQPLPFIQIFGFALAAGVFFDAFFIRMALVPATMFLMGRATWWMPKWLDKILPQLDVEGSALEKEYERTLDSFDKTPHEEQPSEELPAGR; from the coding sequence GTGGCCATATGGTTGTTCAAGTTGGGACGCTGGTCCTTTCACAAGAAGTGGATCGTCATTGCGGCGTGGTTGCTGACCTTCGCGGCGGTGGCAGTGGGCTCGTTGAGCATCATGAAGCCCTTCTCGAACCAGTTCGCGATCTCCGGCACCCCCTCCATCGACGCGATCTACCTCCTGGATGAGCAGTTCCCCGGGGCACCGAACCCGGCTAATGCGGCCGGCGTGAACCTGGTATTCCAGGCCCCGGACGGTGAGACGCTGGAAGATCCGGCCAATATGGCGGCGATCGATGAGACGATCGTCTATATCGAGGAAAACCTGCAGGAGATCTCCGGCACCGAACGCTTCGGCAACCCGGTGGAGGTGTCCCCGGCGCTGCAGGAGGGTGTCATCGCGCAGATGGCTGAAGCCGGTGTGCCGGTGGAGGTCGCCCAGATCGACGCCAATAACCTGGCGATGGTCAATGATGAACTCACCATCGGCTACACCACCTTCAACTTTGATGTCCCCACCAGCATGGATGTCACCCAGGAACACCGGGATGTGGTCAAGGCCGCCATGGAGGTGGGTCGGGATGCCGGCCTGACGGTGGAGGCCGGCGGTGCCGGTTTCGGTGATCCGATCACGGTGAAGACCACCTCTGAGATCATCGGTCTGATCATCGCCTTCATCGTCCTGATCTTCACCTTCGGTTCGCTGACGGCCGCAGGTCTGCCGGTGCTCACCGCGATCATCGGTGTGGGTATCGGCGCACTGGTGATCATCGGTGCCACCGCCTTCACCGAGCTGAACAATGTCACCCCGGTGTTGGCGGTGATGATCGGCCTGGCGGTCGGTATCGACTACGCCCTGTTCATTCTTTCCCGCTACCGTTCGGAACGCGCCCGGATGCCCGCTGATGAGGCGGCCGGCATGGCGGTCGGTACCGCCGGTTCCGCGGTGCTTTTCGCCGGCGCCACCGTGATCATCGCCCTGGTGGCGCTCTCGATCGTCAACATCGAGTTCCTCACCGCCATGGGTCTCTCCGCGGCCTTCACCGTCCTGGTGTCGGTCCTGGTGGCGCTGACCTTCATCCCCGCCCTGCTGGGTGTCTTCGGGGAGCGGACCTTCAGCGGTCGGATCCCGGGTATCGCCGGTAATCCGCGTAAGCGGGGCGCCAACGCCGGGAAGCGCCGTACCCGCCCCACGATGGGTTATCGCTGGGTCACCTTCGTCCATAAGTTCCCGGCCCTCATCATGGCGGTGGTTGTGCTGGGCCTGGGTGCACTCAGCGCCCCGGTGCTGAGCCTGGAGATGGCGCTACCCTCCGACTCCACCTCCAACCTGGACACCACGCAGCGCAAGTCCGCTGACCTCATGGCGGAGGGTTTCGGGGAGGGCGTCAACGCCCCCTTCCTGGTGGTCATCGCCGCTGACGGGATCGACCCGGAGGCGGGTGCCCTGCAGCCCCTGGTGCGTGCCCAGGAGGACCTGACGGAACAGACAGGCGGGGAGTTCGACCCCCTCAGCGCCGCCCAGACCAGCAGCTACCTCTACACCACCCAGGCACTCTCGGGTCTGACGGATGTCAAACACGCCCAGATCATCGGGCTCAATGATGATGGTTCCGCCGCCCAGCTGCTGGTCACCCCCTACACCGGGCCGGATGACAGCGAAACCACCGCGGTGGCTGAGGCGATCCGCACCCAGGGTGCGGAGATCGAGGCCGCCACCGGTGTCACCTTCGGGTTGACCGGGCTGACCGCCGTGCAGATGGACATCACCGAGCGTCTGGCCGAGGCCATGCCGCTCTACCTGGCGATCGTGGTGGGCCTGGCGATCATCCTGCTGCTGCTGGTGTTCCGTTCCATCATGGTGCCGGTGGTCGCAGGCCTGGGCTTCCTGCTTTCAGTGGGCGCGGCCTTCGGCATCACCGTCCTGGTGTGGCAGGAGGGACTATGGGGTCTGGTGAACACCCCGGGCCCCCTGATCTCCTTCATGCCGATCTTCCTCATCGGTGTCACTTTCGGCCTGGCCATGGACTACCAGGTCTTCCTGGTCACCCGCATGCGCGAGCACTACACGCACAGCGGTGGGGTGGACCGTCCCGGTTCGAAGTTCAACGCCGTGGAGGAATCGGTGATTGAAGGTTTCACCTCGGGCGCTCGGGTGGTCACCGCCGCCGCACTGATCATGATCGCCGTCTTCGTCGCCTTCATCGACCAGCCGCTGCCCTTCATCCAGATCTTCGGTTTCGCACTGGCAGCCGGTGTCTTCTTCGATGCCTTCTTCATCCGCATGGCACTGGTTCCGGCCACCATGTTCCTCATGGGCCGCGCCACCTGGTGGATGCCGAAGTGGCTGGACAAGATCCTGCCCCAGCTTGATGTCGAGGGTTCCGCCCTGGAGAAGGAATACGAGCGTACCCTAGACAGCTTCGACAAGACCCCGCATGAGGAACAACCGAGCGAAGAACTTCCGGCAGGCCGCTAG